One Vigna unguiculata cultivar IT97K-499-35 chromosome 7, ASM411807v1, whole genome shotgun sequence genomic region harbors:
- the LOC114189732 gene encoding guanylate kinase 2-like isoform X2 — MGEAPVIIGQDLQNGNDNDFESKSGTFETTTIIGDKKYVIGGTAGETFFVKVQILDDNCLGEWVNVVDLGIKPISCNGHSAVLLKDRILILKKNSNPDDSIWFLEVDTTYVRQQQKKNLGTEVVAWSKGVIGNVEKPVVISGPSGVGKGTLISLLMKEFPSMFGFSVSHTTRAPRGMEKDGVHYHFTEKNVMEKEIKDGKFLEFASVHGNLYGTSVEAVELVSDAGKRCILDIDVQGARSVRASPLEAMFIFICPPSMDELEKRLRDRGTETEEQVLKRLRNAQAEIEQGRSSGIFDHILYNDNLEECYENLKNLLGLDGYATPPKSAPKEINLPRDYSVSKIDNRIIINSTSSKLEKESKNLIMLDVSCLKGGAPGRTRGLNLEAIDSFSESFNGNGNGPI; from the exons ATG GGAGAAGCACCTGTTATTATTGGTCAAGACCTGCAGAATGGGAATGACAATGACTTTGAATCAAAAAGTGGGACTTTTGAAACAACCACTATCATTGGTGATAAAAAG TATGTCATTGGTGGGACTGCTGGTGAAACTTTTTTTGTGAAAGTTCAAATTCTTGACGACAACTGTCTAGGGGAATG GGTTAATGTTGTTGATCTAGGCATTAAACCCATTTCATGTAATGGCCACTCAGCCGTGCTTTTGAAAGACAGAATACTAATTCTTAAGAAAAATTCTAACCCAGATGACTCTATATGGTTTCTGGAG GTGGACACTACATATGTCAGACAGCAGCAGAAAAAAAATTTGGGGACTGAGGTTGTAGCATGGAGTAAGGGTGTGATAGGAAACGTGGAGAAACCTGTTGTTATCAGTGGTCCTTCTGGAGTAGGTAAAGGAACATTGATATCTCTGCTCATGAAGGAATTCCCCTCTATGTTTGGCTTTTCTGTGAGCCACACAACCCGTGCCCCAAGAGGCATGGAGAAAGATGGGGTCCATTACCATTTTACGGAGAAGAATGTTATGGAGAAAGAGATTAAGGATGGCAAGTTTCTGGAGTTTGCTTCTGTCCATGGAAATCTATATGGGACCAGTGTTGAGGCTGTGGAGCTGGTATCAGATGCAGGGAAA AGATGTATTCTTGATATTGATGTTCAAGGGGCAAGATCCGTGAGGGCTAGTCCTCTAGAAGCCATGTTCATCTTTATCTGCCCCCCATCAATGGACGAGTTGGAGAAGCGTCTTCGTGACCG AGGGACTGAGACAGAAGAACAGGTTCTAAAGCGACTAAGAAATGCTCAAGCTGAGATTGAGCAAGGGAGATCATCAGGCATATTTGATCACATCTTATACAACGACAATCTTGAGGAGTGTTATGAGAATCTAAAG AATTTATTGGGACTTGATGGATATGCCACTCCTCCCAAGTCTG CACCAAAAGAGATAAATCTCCCAAGGGATTATTCAGTGTCAAAAATTGATAACAGAATCATCATAAATTCCACGTCTTCAAAACTAGAAAAGGAATCAAAGAACTT GATCATGTTAGACGTGTCTTGTCTTAAAGGGGGTGCACCTGGACGGACAAGAGGACTTAATTTAGAAGCCATTGACTCGTTTTCAGAAAGCTTCAATGGCAATGGGAATGGACCAATTTGA
- the LOC114189732 gene encoding guanylate kinase 2-like isoform X1, with amino-acid sequence MGEAPVIIGQDLQNGNDNDFESKSGTFETTTIIGDKKYVIGGTAGETFFVKVQILDDNCLGEWVNVVDLGIKPISCNGHSAVLLKDRILILKKNSNPDDSIWFLEVDTTYVRQQQKKNLGTEVVAWSKGVIGNVEKPVVISGPSGVGKGTLISLLMKEFPSMFGFSVSHTTRAPRGMEKDGVHYHFTEKNVMEKEIKDGKFLEFASVHGNLYGTSVEAVELVSDAGKRCILDIDVQGARSVRASPLEAMFIFICPPSMDELEKRLRDRGTETEEQVLKRLRNAQAEIEQGRSSGIFDHILYNDNLEECYENLKHPLVQNLLGLDGYATPPKSAPKEINLPRDYSVSKIDNRIIINSTSSKLEKESKNLIMLDVSCLKGGAPGRTRGLNLEAIDSFSESFNGNGNGPI; translated from the exons ATG GGAGAAGCACCTGTTATTATTGGTCAAGACCTGCAGAATGGGAATGACAATGACTTTGAATCAAAAAGTGGGACTTTTGAAACAACCACTATCATTGGTGATAAAAAG TATGTCATTGGTGGGACTGCTGGTGAAACTTTTTTTGTGAAAGTTCAAATTCTTGACGACAACTGTCTAGGGGAATG GGTTAATGTTGTTGATCTAGGCATTAAACCCATTTCATGTAATGGCCACTCAGCCGTGCTTTTGAAAGACAGAATACTAATTCTTAAGAAAAATTCTAACCCAGATGACTCTATATGGTTTCTGGAG GTGGACACTACATATGTCAGACAGCAGCAGAAAAAAAATTTGGGGACTGAGGTTGTAGCATGGAGTAAGGGTGTGATAGGAAACGTGGAGAAACCTGTTGTTATCAGTGGTCCTTCTGGAGTAGGTAAAGGAACATTGATATCTCTGCTCATGAAGGAATTCCCCTCTATGTTTGGCTTTTCTGTGAGCCACACAACCCGTGCCCCAAGAGGCATGGAGAAAGATGGGGTCCATTACCATTTTACGGAGAAGAATGTTATGGAGAAAGAGATTAAGGATGGCAAGTTTCTGGAGTTTGCTTCTGTCCATGGAAATCTATATGGGACCAGTGTTGAGGCTGTGGAGCTGGTATCAGATGCAGGGAAA AGATGTATTCTTGATATTGATGTTCAAGGGGCAAGATCCGTGAGGGCTAGTCCTCTAGAAGCCATGTTCATCTTTATCTGCCCCCCATCAATGGACGAGTTGGAGAAGCGTCTTCGTGACCG AGGGACTGAGACAGAAGAACAGGTTCTAAAGCGACTAAGAAATGCTCAAGCTGAGATTGAGCAAGGGAGATCATCAGGCATATTTGATCACATCTTATACAACGACAATCTTGAGGAGTGTTATGAGAATCTAAAG CACCCATTGGTGCAGAATTTATTGGGACTTGATGGATATGCCACTCCTCCCAAGTCTG CACCAAAAGAGATAAATCTCCCAAGGGATTATTCAGTGTCAAAAATTGATAACAGAATCATCATAAATTCCACGTCTTCAAAACTAGAAAAGGAATCAAAGAACTT GATCATGTTAGACGTGTCTTGTCTTAAAGGGGGTGCACCTGGACGGACAAGAGGACTTAATTTAGAAGCCATTGACTCGTTTTCAGAAAGCTTCAATGGCAATGGGAATGGACCAATTTGA